In one Meles meles chromosome 17, mMelMel3.1 paternal haplotype, whole genome shotgun sequence genomic region, the following are encoded:
- the USP21 gene encoding ubiquitin carboxyl-terminal hydrolase 21 isoform X2 — MPQASEHRLGRTREPPVNVQPRVGSKLPFAPRARSKERRNPAPGPNPMLRPLPPRPGPPEERLKKLELGRGRTSGPRPRGPLRADHGVPLPGSPPPTVALPLPSRTNLARSKSAHHTLLLGSGHVGLRNLGNTCFLNAVLQCLSSTRPLRDFCLRRDFRQEVPGGGRAQELTEAFADVIGALWHPDSCEAVNPTRFRAVFQKYVPSFSGYSQQDAQEFLKLLMERLHLEINRRGRRAPPILASSPAPSQPRRGGALLEEPELSDDDRANLMWKRYLEREDSKIVDLFVGQLKSCLKCQACGYRSTTFEVFCDLSLPIPKKGFAGGKVSLRDCFSLFTKEEELESENAPVCDRCRQKTRSTKKLTVQRFPRILVLHLNRFSASRGSIKKSSVGVDFPLQRLSLGDFASDKAGSPVYQLYALCNHSGSVHYGHYTALCRCQTGWHVYNDSRVSPVSENQVASSEGYVLFYQLMQEPPRCL; from the exons ATGCCCCAGGCCTCTGAGCACCGCCTGGGCCGGACCCGAGAGCCACCTGTTAATGTCCAGCCCCGAGTGGGGTCCAAGCTACCATTTGCCCCGAGGGCCCGAAGCAAGGAGCGCCGAAACCCAGCCCCTGGGCCGAACCCCATGTTAAGACCTCTGCCTCCCCGGCCAGGTCCCCCTGAGGAACGGCTCAAGAAACTGGAGCTGGGACGGGGACGGACCTCAGGCCCTCGTCCCAGAGGACCCCTTCGGGCCGATCATGGAGTTCCCCTGCCTGGCTCACCACCCCCAACTGtggctctgcctctcccttccagGACCAACCTAGCTCGTTCCAAGTCT GCTCATCACACGCTGCTTCTGGGCTCCGGTCATGTCGGCCTCCGAAATCTGGGGAACACG TGCTTCCTGAACGCAGTGCTACAGTGTCTGAGCAGCACTCGGCCTCTGCGGGACTTCTGTCTGCGAAGGGACTTCCGGCAAGAGGTGCCTGGAGGGGGTCGAGCCCAAGAGCTCACTGAAG CCTTTGCGGATGTGATCGGTGCCCTGTGGCACCCTGACTCGTGTGAAGCTGTGAATCCTACTCGATTCCGAGCTGTCTTCCAGAAATACGTCCCCTCCTTCTCTGGATACAG CCAGCAGGATGCCCAAGAGTTCCTAAAGCTTCTCATGGAGCGGCTACACCTGGAAATCAACCGGCGGGGCCGCCGGGCTCCGCCCATCCTGGCCAGCAGTCCAGCTCCCTCTCAGCCCCGCCGAGGAGGAGCTCTGCTGGAAGAACCCGAGCTGAG TGATGACGACCGAGCCAACCTAATGTGGAAGCGCTACCTGGAGCGAGAAGACAGCAAGATTGTGG ACCTGTTTGTGGGCCAGTTGAAAAGTTGTCTCAAGTGCCAGGCCTGTGGGTATCGCTCCACGACCTTCGAGGTTTTTTGTGACCTGTCCCTGCCCATCCCCAAG aaaggATTTGCCGGGGGCAAGGTGTCTCTGCGGGATTGTTTCAGCCTTTTCACCAAGGAGGAAGAGCTAGAGTCAGAGAATGCTCCA GTGTGTGACCGATGTCGGCAGAAAACACGAAGTACCAAAAAGTTGACAGTACAAAGATTCCCCCGCATCCTTGTGCTCC ATCTTAATCGATTTTCCGCCTCCCGAGGCTCCATCAAGAAAAGTTCAGTAGGTGTGGATTTCCCGCTGCAGcgactgagcctgggggacttCGCCAGTGACAAAGCTG GAAGCCCTGTCTATCAGCTGTATGCCCTCTGCAACCACTCGGGCAGCGTCCACTACGGCCACTACACAGCGCTGTGCCGGTGCCAGACTGGTTGGCACGTCTACAATGACTCTCG CGTCTCCCCGGTCAGTGAAAACCAGGTGGCGTCCAGTGAGGGCTACGTTCTGTTCTACCAACTGATGCAGGAGCCACCCCGGTGCCTGTAA
- the USP21 gene encoding ubiquitin carboxyl-terminal hydrolase 21 isoform X1, with amino-acid sequence MPQASEHRLGRTREPPVNVQPRVGSKLPFAPRARSKERRNPAPGPNPMLRPLPPRPGPPEERLKKLELGRGRTSGPRPRGPLRADHGVPLPGSPPPTVALPLPSRTNLARSKSVSSGDLRPMGIALGGHRGTGELGAALSRLALRPEPPTLRRSASLRRLGGFPGPPTLLSIRTEPPTSHGSFHVISARPSESFYSDDKMAHHTLLLGSGHVGLRNLGNTCFLNAVLQCLSSTRPLRDFCLRRDFRQEVPGGGRAQELTEAFADVIGALWHPDSCEAVNPTRFRAVFQKYVPSFSGYSQQDAQEFLKLLMERLHLEINRRGRRAPPILASSPAPSQPRRGGALLEEPELSDDDRANLMWKRYLEREDSKIVDLFVGQLKSCLKCQACGYRSTTFEVFCDLSLPIPKKGFAGGKVSLRDCFSLFTKEEELESENAPVCDRCRQKTRSTKKLTVQRFPRILVLHLNRFSASRGSIKKSSVGVDFPLQRLSLGDFASDKAGSPVYQLYALCNHSGSVHYGHYTALCRCQTGWHVYNDSRVSPVSENQVASSEGYVLFYQLMQEPPRCL; translated from the exons ATGCCCCAGGCCTCTGAGCACCGCCTGGGCCGGACCCGAGAGCCACCTGTTAATGTCCAGCCCCGAGTGGGGTCCAAGCTACCATTTGCCCCGAGGGCCCGAAGCAAGGAGCGCCGAAACCCAGCCCCTGGGCCGAACCCCATGTTAAGACCTCTGCCTCCCCGGCCAGGTCCCCCTGAGGAACGGCTCAAGAAACTGGAGCTGGGACGGGGACGGACCTCAGGCCCTCGTCCCAGAGGACCCCTTCGGGCCGATCATGGAGTTCCCCTGCCTGGCTCACCACCCCCAACTGtggctctgcctctcccttccagGACCAACCTAGCTCGTTCCAAGTCTGTGAGCAGTGGGGACTTGCGTCCTATGGGGATTGCCTTGGGAGGGCATCGCGGCACTGGAGAACTAGGGGCTGCACTGAGCCGCTTGGCGCTCCGGCCTGAACCTCCCACCCTGAGACGTAGCGCCTCTCTCCGCCGCCTCGGGGGCTTTCCCGGTCCCCCCACCTTGCTCAGTATACGGACGGAGCCCCCTACTTCCCATGGCTCCTTCCACGTCATATCCGCCCGGCCCTCTGAGTCTTTCTACTCCGATGATAAAATG GCTCATCACACGCTGCTTCTGGGCTCCGGTCATGTCGGCCTCCGAAATCTGGGGAACACG TGCTTCCTGAACGCAGTGCTACAGTGTCTGAGCAGCACTCGGCCTCTGCGGGACTTCTGTCTGCGAAGGGACTTCCGGCAAGAGGTGCCTGGAGGGGGTCGAGCCCAAGAGCTCACTGAAG CCTTTGCGGATGTGATCGGTGCCCTGTGGCACCCTGACTCGTGTGAAGCTGTGAATCCTACTCGATTCCGAGCTGTCTTCCAGAAATACGTCCCCTCCTTCTCTGGATACAG CCAGCAGGATGCCCAAGAGTTCCTAAAGCTTCTCATGGAGCGGCTACACCTGGAAATCAACCGGCGGGGCCGCCGGGCTCCGCCCATCCTGGCCAGCAGTCCAGCTCCCTCTCAGCCCCGCCGAGGAGGAGCTCTGCTGGAAGAACCCGAGCTGAG TGATGACGACCGAGCCAACCTAATGTGGAAGCGCTACCTGGAGCGAGAAGACAGCAAGATTGTGG ACCTGTTTGTGGGCCAGTTGAAAAGTTGTCTCAAGTGCCAGGCCTGTGGGTATCGCTCCACGACCTTCGAGGTTTTTTGTGACCTGTCCCTGCCCATCCCCAAG aaaggATTTGCCGGGGGCAAGGTGTCTCTGCGGGATTGTTTCAGCCTTTTCACCAAGGAGGAAGAGCTAGAGTCAGAGAATGCTCCA GTGTGTGACCGATGTCGGCAGAAAACACGAAGTACCAAAAAGTTGACAGTACAAAGATTCCCCCGCATCCTTGTGCTCC ATCTTAATCGATTTTCCGCCTCCCGAGGCTCCATCAAGAAAAGTTCAGTAGGTGTGGATTTCCCGCTGCAGcgactgagcctgggggacttCGCCAGTGACAAAGCTG GAAGCCCTGTCTATCAGCTGTATGCCCTCTGCAACCACTCGGGCAGCGTCCACTACGGCCACTACACAGCGCTGTGCCGGTGCCAGACTGGTTGGCACGTCTACAATGACTCTCG CGTCTCCCCGGTCAGTGAAAACCAGGTGGCGTCCAGTGAGGGCTACGTTCTGTTCTACCAACTGATGCAGGAGCCACCCCGGTGCCTGTAA